The Haloarcula sp. CBA1127 genomic interval GACTGGACGATACTCGGTGCGGGTGGACAGGAACTGCTGATCCTGAACCATCGGCCAGACGCACCAGCGAGAGGTTCTGCCGGGACCGGGCTGTATCACGTCGCGTTTCGCGTTCCATCGCAAGCGGCGCTGGGTGACGCATTCCAGCGTATCAACTCGGAGTGGACACTCGACGGCGCATCGGACCACGGTGTCAGCGAGGCGCTGTACCTGTCGGACCCGGACGGGAACGGCGTCGAGATCTATCGGGACTTTCCGCGGGCATCGTGGAGTGAGGCACCGTCGGGGCACGTCGAAATGGTGACAGAGCCCCTCGATACGCAGTCAGTCGCGGCTGCTGCGACCGGCGAACAGTCGATGCCCGCCAGGTCCGATATTGGACACGCACATCTGGAGGTTTCGTCAGTGGAGACAGCCCGGTCGTTCTACGCCAACGCACTCGGACTGCGCGTCAGGGCCACGTACGACGGCGCGGTGTTCCTGGCGGCTGGTGACTACCACCACCACATCGGGGCCAACGTCTGGCAGCAGCGGTCCAGGCCCCACACCGGGCAGGGACTGGCGTGGTTTGAGATTCGACTCCCCGACGAAGCGACTCTTGAGGCGGCAGAGAAGCGCCTCCGTCAGTCCGACTATGCTGTCGCGGAAACCGATGCCGGTCTCACAGTGCACGACGGCGACGACATCGAACTCCGCCTGCGAACCTGAATACGGGACATTTCGACCGATTGACCGAAGTGCCAACTCAAGTGTCTTCACGCGCTATCTGGAGTATGCACACGACACGGTGGCTGACTACGGTGGCCGGGCGAACTGTAGGAGAAACCGACTGCGCGGGCGTGACAGGTCGCAGCCGACGACCGGAAGGAGAGCGATGAGCGGCCCCCATCAGGGCCAGCAGCTCGTGACCGCGGGAACCGCGCTGCCGGAGGCGAGTGCGGCGGCA includes:
- a CDS encoding VOC family protein — encoded protein: MDQATLPSETEIGRVALTVADLPPTVDFYRDVVGLHVLHSDDDWTILGAGGQELLILNHRPDAPARGSAGTGLYHVAFRVPSQAALGDAFQRINSEWTLDGASDHGVSEALYLSDPDGNGVEIYRDFPRASWSEAPSGHVEMVTEPLDTQSVAAAATGEQSMPARSDIGHAHLEVSSVETARSFYANALGLRVRATYDGAVFLAAGDYHHHIGANVWQQRSRPHTGQGLAWFEIRLPDEATLEAAEKRLRQSDYAVAETDAGLTVHDGDDIELRLRT